A portion of the Fusobacterium nucleatum genome contains these proteins:
- the rplM gene encoding 50S ribosomal protein L13 produces the protein MKKYTFMQRKEDVVREWHHYDAEGQILGRLAVEIAKKLMGKEKLTFTPHIDGGDYVVVTNVEKIVVTGKKLTDKVYYNHSGFPGGIRARKLGEILAKKPEELLMLAVKRMLPKNKLGRQQLTRLRVFAGAEHSHVAQKPNKVEL, from the coding sequence GTGAAAAAATATACTTTTATGCAAAGAAAAGAAGATGTTGTCAGAGAATGGCACCATTATGATGCTGAAGGGCAAATTTTAGGAAGATTAGCAGTGGAAATTGCTAAAAAATTAATGGGTAAAGAAAAACTTACATTTACACCACATATTGATGGTGGAGATTATGTAGTGGTTACAAATGTTGAAAAAATAGTTGTAACTGGAAAAAAATTAACTGATAAAGTTTACTACAATCACTCAGGATTTCCTGGAGGAATAAGAGCAAGAAAACTAGGAGAAATCTTAGCAAAGAAACCAGAAGAATTATTAATGCTAGCTGTTAAAAGAATGCTTCCAAAAAATAAATTAGGAAGACAACAACTAACAAGACTTAGAGTGTTTGCAGGAGCAGAACATTCTCATGTTGCACAAAAACCAAATAAGGTAGAATTATAA
- the rpsI gene encoding 30S ribosomal protein S9 — translation MAEKITQYLGTGRRKTSVARVRLIPGGQGVEINGKAMDEYFGGRAILSRIVEQPLALTETLNKFAVKVNVVGGGNSGQAGAIRHGVARALLLADESLKEALREAGFLTRDSRMVERKKYGKKKARRSPQFSKR, via the coding sequence GTGGCAGAAAAAATAACTCAATATTTAGGAACTGGTAGAAGAAAAACTTCAGTAGCTAGAGTAAGATTAATTCCTGGTGGACAAGGAGTAGAAATAAATGGTAAAGCAATGGATGAATATTTTGGAGGGAGAGCTATCCTTTCTAGAATAGTTGAGCAACCTTTAGCTTTAACAGAAACTTTAAATAAATTTGCAGTTAAAGTAAATGTAGTTGGTGGAGGAAACTCTGGACAAGCTGGTGCAATCAGACATGGTGTTGCAAGAGCATTATTACTTGCTGATGAAAGCTTAAAAGAAGCTTTAAGAGAAGCTGGATTCTTAACAAGAGATTCAAGAATGGTTGAAAGAAAGAAATATGGTAAGAAGAAAGCAAGAAGAAGCCCACAATTCTCAAAACGTTAA
- a CDS encoding DUF2262 domain-containing protein translates to MQEQEFSLSQENNSGDKVEKEKEIIALINSKGTFTSEITSENKSLLVANAELIAYIDCATNELHKTKTKIEWLVTSEESKKNFIYNIEKYHIYHLKVKEVDTDNFLLIDVLERDLENELLKETLKECEQKAAIVIEEPDLGKFILDKNLKAFLSQIEWLNPKKQIGISLNIGENTRIKALEKVGAFFVTLEKLLTNKKEWDKKLKVYAAENLVDLANELRKNLKGMFKFIKIWKWRFIGKIELISLAINPNGEFVATFDDKKLFVGHKIVVNGNINGELLNSAIVENFNIEDYKKVELALPASEEKNENTLDGIPAVDNNMNDKEESKE, encoded by the coding sequence ATGCAAGAACAAGAATTTTCATTAAGTCAAGAAAATAATTCAGGAGATAAAGTTGAAAAAGAAAAAGAAATAATAGCCCTTATAAATTCAAAAGGTACTTTTACCTCAGAAATAACTTCTGAAAATAAAAGTTTATTAGTTGCAAATGCAGAACTTATAGCATATATTGACTGTGCAACTAATGAATTGCATAAAACTAAAACTAAAATAGAGTGGCTAGTTACATCAGAAGAAAGCAAGAAAAATTTTATTTATAATATAGAAAAATATCATATTTATCATTTGAAGGTTAAAGAAGTTGATACTGATAATTTTCTGCTTATAGATGTTTTAGAAAGAGATCTTGAAAATGAATTATTGAAAGAAACATTAAAAGAATGTGAACAAAAGGCTGCTATTGTAATTGAAGAACCAGATTTAGGGAAATTTATTTTAGATAAGAATTTAAAAGCATTTTTATCACAAATAGAATGGTTAAATCCTAAAAAACAGATAGGTATTTCTTTAAATATTGGAGAAAATACTCGTATTAAAGCATTAGAAAAGGTAGGAGCATTTTTTGTTACACTTGAAAAATTGCTTACTAATAAAAAAGAGTGGGATAAAAAATTAAAAGTTTATGCTGCTGAAAATTTAGTTGATTTAGCTAATGAATTAAGAAAAAATTTAAAGGGAATGTTTAAATTTATAAAAATTTGGAAGTGGCGTTTTATTGGAAAAATTGAACTTATCAGTTTAGCTATTAATCCTAATGGAGAGTTTGTGGCTACTTTTGATGATAAAAAGTTATTTGTAGGACATAAGATTGTAGTAAATGGAAATATTAATGGAGAGCTTTTAAATTCTGCTATAGTAGAAAATTTTAATATTGAAGATTATAAAAAGGTTGAGCTTGCTTTACCTGCTAGTGAAGAAAAAAATGAGAATACTTTAGATGGAATTCCTGCTGTTGATAATAATATGAATGATAAAGAAGAAAGTAAAGAATAG
- the corA gene encoding magnesium/cobalt transporter CorA yields MPNSNRKLGLLPGSVVYTGENPNYNITVTVIYYSKTFHKKDVFSADDKIDIDLEFDGNIWINIDGINDVSLIKRIGKIFNIDSLSLEDIANPEQRVKIDDRDSYIHIILKMLQMEILTKDVQYEQLSLIIKDNILITFQETPYDLFESIRSRLENPRTKLASKDVSYLAYILIDTIVDNYLLVLDEVENEIDDIENKLIESADKEDLENILALKQNIAVLKKFISPIRELISKLQARSMLNYFHEDMKYYLGDLNDHGIIVFDTVDMLNNRATELIQLYHSMISNTMNEVMKILAIISTIFMPLSFIVGLYGMNFEYMPELKWHYGYFITLGLMAGLVILMIVYFKKKKWF; encoded by the coding sequence TTGCCAAACTCAAATAGAAAATTAGGTTTACTTCCAGGAAGTGTTGTATACACTGGAGAAAACCCTAATTATAATATAACTGTTACTGTAATTTATTATTCAAAAACTTTTCATAAAAAAGATGTTTTTTCAGCTGATGATAAAATAGATATAGACTTAGAATTTGATGGAAATATCTGGATAAATATAGATGGTATTAATGATGTAAGTCTTATAAAAAGAATAGGGAAAATATTTAATATAGATTCATTATCTTTGGAAGATATAGCTAACCCAGAACAAAGAGTAAAAATAGATGACAGAGATTCATATATTCATATAATACTAAAAATGTTACAAATGGAGATACTTACAAAAGATGTTCAATATGAACAGTTATCTTTAATAATAAAAGATAACATTTTAATTACTTTCCAAGAAACACCATATGACTTATTTGAATCAATAAGAAGCAGGTTAGAAAATCCTAGAACAAAATTAGCATCAAAGGATGTTAGTTACTTAGCATATATATTAATAGACACCATTGTTGATAATTACTTGCTAGTCTTAGATGAAGTTGAAAATGAAATAGATGATATTGAAAATAAGCTAATTGAAAGTGCTGATAAAGAAGATTTAGAAAATATCTTAGCTTTGAAACAAAATATTGCTGTTTTAAAAAAATTTATTTCTCCAATTAGAGAATTAATTTCTAAGCTACAAGCAAGAAGTATGTTAAATTATTTCCATGAAGATATGAAATACTATTTAGGCGACTTAAATGACCATGGGATTATAGTTTTTGATACTGTTGATATGCTTAACAATAGAGCAACTGAACTTATTCAGTTATACCATTCAATGATTAGCAATACCATGAATGAGGTCATGAAAATCTTAGCTATTATCTCAACTATATTTATGCCCTTGAGCTTTATTGTTGGACTTTATGGAATGAATTTTGAATATATGCCTGAACTTAAATGGCACTATGGGTATTTTATAACTTTAGGCTTAATGGCAGGACTTGTTATTTTAATGATTGTTTACTTTAAAAAGAAAAAATGGTTTTAG
- a CDS encoding glycerol-3-phosphate responsive antiterminator yields the protein MGIKNILERNPIIPAVKDNITLEKALNSNSELVFIILSNIMNIKDYTDKLKKVNKKVYIHVDMIDGLNGTNNGVDYIVNTVKPDGILTTKSNVVAHAYKNNINVIQRFFILDSLSYKKALLNIKENKVVAVEIMPGLMPKIIKKLSQETHIPIITGGLIKEKEDVINAINAGALSVSTTETKLWED from the coding sequence ATGGGAATAAAAAATATTTTAGAAAGAAATCCTATTATACCTGCTGTAAAAGATAATATAACACTTGAAAAGGCTTTAAATTCAAATAGTGAGTTAGTATTTATTATTTTATCTAATATAATGAATATAAAAGATTACACGGATAAATTAAAAAAAGTAAATAAGAAAGTATATATTCATGTTGATATGATAGATGGCTTAAATGGTACTAATAATGGTGTAGACTATATTGTAAATACTGTAAAACCAGATGGAATATTAACAACAAAATCAAATGTTGTTGCACATGCTTACAAGAATAATATAAATGTAATTCAGAGATTTTTTATACTTGATAGTTTGTCTTATAAAAAAGCACTTTTAAATATTAAAGAAAATAAAGTTGTTGCAGTTGAAATTATGCCTGGACTTATGCCTAAAATTATCAAAAAACTTTCTCAGGAAACACATATACCAATAATTACTGGTGGTTTAATAAAAGAGAAAGAAGATGTAATAAATGCTATAAATGCAGGTGCATTATCTGTTTCAACAACAGAAACTAAATTATGGGAAGATTAA
- a CDS encoding pyridoxal phosphate-dependent aminotransferase, translating to MLAKRYTGKKLVDNIFATSKKAKQAIVKFGKENVINATIGSLYNEDEKLAVYDVVESVYRNLPPEDLYAYATNVIGEDDYLEEVIKAVFFDDYKEALKELHIASIATTGGTGAISNTVKNYMDTGDKVLLPNWMWGTYKNIVIENGGKIETYQLFNENGDFNFEDFKNKVLELAKIQKNVVLILNEPSHNPTGFRMTYEEWVNLLDFFKSIKDTNIIVIRDVAYFEYDDRGEEETKKLRKLLIGMPKNILFMYAFSLSKSLSIYGMRIGAQIAVSSDEEVIQEFKDALPFSCRTTWSNIPKGGMKLFATIMKNPELKANFLKEKQGYMNLLNERANIFLKEAKEENLKVLPYKSGFFVTVPVGETVDKIIEDLESKNIFVIKFDTGIRIGLCSVPKRKIKGLAKKIKDSINKFKN from the coding sequence ATGTTAGCAAAAAGATATACAGGGAAAAAATTAGTGGACAACATATTTGCAACAAGTAAAAAAGCTAAACAAGCTATTGTAAAATTTGGTAAAGAAAATGTAATCAATGCAACTATCGGTTCTCTTTATAATGAAGATGAAAAATTAGCTGTGTATGATGTAGTTGAAAGTGTATATAGAAATCTTCCACCAGAAGACTTATATGCTTATGCCACTAATGTAATAGGAGAAGATGACTATCTTGAAGAAGTTATAAAAGCAGTTTTTTTTGATGATTATAAAGAAGCATTAAAAGAATTACACATTGCTTCTATTGCAACAACAGGTGGAACAGGGGCTATATCTAATACTGTTAAAAACTATATGGATACAGGAGATAAAGTTTTACTACCAAATTGGATGTGGGGAACATATAAAAATATAGTTATTGAAAATGGTGGAAAAATTGAAACTTATCAATTATTTAATGAAAATGGAGATTTTAACTTTGAAGATTTCAAAAATAAAGTTTTAGAATTAGCAAAAATTCAAAAAAATGTTGTTCTTATACTAAATGAACCTAGTCACAATCCAACAGGATTCAGAATGACCTATGAAGAATGGGTAAATCTTTTGGACTTCTTTAAGAGTATAAAAGATACTAATATAATTGTTATAAGAGATGTAGCTTACTTTGAATATGATGATAGAGGCGAAGAAGAAACAAAAAAATTAAGAAAATTATTAATTGGTATGCCTAAGAATATATTATTTATGTATGCTTTTAGCCTATCAAAATCTTTATCTATATATGGAATGAGAATAGGAGCACAAATTGCAGTGTCATCTGATGAAGAAGTTATACAAGAGTTTAAAGATGCTCTTCCATTTTCTTGTAGAACAACTTGGTCTAATATTCCAAAAGGTGGAATGAAATTATTTGCTACTATTATGAAAAATCCTGAATTAAAAGCTAATTTCTTAAAGGAAAAGCAAGGTTATATGAATTTGTTAAATGAAAGAGCTAATATATTCTTAAAAGAAGCTAAGGAAGAAAATTTAAAAGTTTTACCATATAAAAGTGGTTTTTTTGTAACTGTTCCAGTTGGAGAAACTGTTGATAAAATTATAGAAGATTTAGAAAGTAAGAATATATTTGTTATAAAATTTGATACAGGTATAAGAATAGGATTATGTAGTGTTCCAAAAAGAAAAATAAAAGGACTTGCTAAAAAAATAAAGGACTCTATTAATAAATTTAAAAATTAA
- a CDS encoding OmpA family protein produces MKKKLTAVLLLALLVTACSSTKTTKKTNVGVDSTNKYAVEDTEANKKPLEDIIVFNEEGVTIRREGNNLILSMPELILFDFDKYAVKDGIKPSLSTLAKALGENKDIHIKIDGYTDFIGTEAYNLDLSVKRARAIKDFLISKGAIGSNISIEGYGEQNPADTNQTAAGRSRNRRVEFIISRG; encoded by the coding sequence ATGAAGAAAAAATTAACTGCGGTACTTTTATTGGCTCTTTTAGTTACAGCTTGTAGTAGTACAAAAACAACAAAGAAAACAAATGTAGGTGTTGATTCAACTAACAAATATGCTGTTGAGGATACTGAAGCTAACAAAAAACCATTAGAAGACATTATTGTTTTCAATGAAGAAGGGGTTACAATAAGAAGAGAAGGTAATAATCTAATATTATCAATGCCTGAATTGATACTATTTGATTTTGATAAGTATGCTGTTAAAGATGGTATAAAACCTTCACTTTCAACTTTGGCAAAAGCTTTGGGAGAAAATAAAGACATCCATATAAAAATTGATGGATATACAGATTTTATAGGAACTGAAGCATATAATTTAGATTTATCTGTAAAAAGAGCAAGAGCAATTAAAGATTTCTTAATTTCTAAGGGTGCTATTGGTTCTAATATTTCAATAGAAGGTTATGGTGAACAAAATCCAGCAGATACCAACCAAACTGCTGCTGGTAGATCAAGAAATAGAAGGGTTGAGTTCATTATATCAAGAGGATAA
- a CDS encoding L,D-transpeptidase family protein, producing MNKKKILLFMLMIAMSFNINAAQTASFAETINNENIEVIATYDNELPQEIKKIYKPKHTGEGVSYFDYIFIKARVSNLREKPDPDSQIVGKYTYDSKLKLLEKIKYQGNLWYLAQDQNGVKGYIAASQTEKRNFRFQMALDKIHDLEDFINKSLNEGATLMSVNTYAPNPSNINPKRQKDKYGTSLDQNLLGISQKGEQIIIPDRSVVKIIENRGDKALVKALSIPETLEVSKAKLSTFPSIKKGFRKVIAIDIENQNFMVFEKSKQTNEWELISYVYTKTGIDSELGYETPKGFFTVPVVKYVMPYTDETGQKAGTAKFAIRFCGGGYLHGTPINVQEEVNKEFFLRQKEFTLGTYTGTRKCVRTSEGHAKFLFDWLVGSANKDSNDQRLSEDAYFIVF from the coding sequence ATGAATAAAAAGAAAATTTTATTATTTATGCTAATGATAGCTATGTCTTTTAATATAAATGCTGCACAAACTGCTTCATTTGCTGAAACAATAAACAATGAAAATATTGAAGTCATTGCTACTTATGATAACGAGTTACCACAAGAAATAAAGAAAATTTACAAACCTAAACATACAGGAGAAGGAGTTTCATACTTTGATTATATTTTTATTAAAGCAAGAGTTTCAAATTTAAGAGAAAAACCAGATCCTGATTCTCAAATTGTTGGAAAATATACTTATGATAGTAAATTGAAACTTTTAGAAAAAATAAAATATCAAGGAAATTTATGGTATTTAGCTCAAGATCAAAATGGTGTTAAAGGATATATTGCAGCAAGCCAAACAGAAAAAAGAAATTTCAGATTTCAAATGGCTCTTGATAAAATACATGACTTAGAAGATTTTATAAATAAATCTCTTAATGAAGGTGCAACTTTAATGAGTGTAAATACTTATGCACCAAATCCAAGTAATATAAATCCTAAAAGACAAAAAGATAAATATGGAACAAGTCTAGACCAAAACTTATTAGGTATTAGTCAAAAAGGTGAACAAATTATTATACCTGATAGATCTGTTGTTAAAATAATTGAAAATAGAGGAGATAAAGCCTTAGTAAAAGCTTTATCAATTCCAGAAACTCTTGAAGTCTCAAAAGCAAAACTTTCAACTTTCCCTTCAATAAAGAAAGGATTTAGAAAGGTTATAGCAATAGATATTGAAAATCAAAACTTTATGGTTTTTGAAAAGTCAAAGCAAACTAATGAATGGGAATTAATTAGTTATGTGTACACAAAAACTGGTATAGATAGTGAATTAGGTTATGAAACTCCAAAAGGTTTCTTTACTGTACCAGTTGTAAAATATGTAATGCCTTACACAGACGAAACAGGACAAAAAGCAGGAACTGCTAAATTTGCTATAAGATTCTGTGGTGGAGGATACTTACATGGAACTCCAATCAATGTACAAGAAGAAGTTAACAAGGAATTTTTCTTAAGACAAAAAGAATTTACTTTAGGAACATATACTGGAACTAGAAAATGTGTTAGAACAAGTGAAGGACACGCAAAGTTCCTATTCGATTGGTTAGTAGGTAGTGCTAACAAAGACTCTAATGATCAAAGATTATCAGAGGATGCATACTTTATTGTATTTTAA
- a CDS encoding SoxR reducing system RseC family protein, producing MVNKGIVTKINGDTVAVKLYKSSSCSHCSCCSETNKMGSNFEFKINQKVELGDLVTLEISEKDVVKAAFIAYIFPPIFMILGYIVADQLGFSEMQSIFGSFLGLGVGFIFLALYDRFFAKKTIDEEIKVVAVEKYDPNACTNLAESCEDF from the coding sequence ATGGTTAATAAAGGTATTGTTACTAAAATTAATGGCGATACAGTCGCTGTAAAATTATATAAAAGTTCTTCTTGTTCACATTGTAGCTGTTGTAGTGAAACTAATAAAATGGGAAGTAACTTTGAATTTAAAATAAATCAAAAGGTTGAATTAGGGGATTTGGTTACTTTAGAAATTTCTGAAAAAGATGTTGTGAAAGCAGCTTTTATAGCATATATTTTTCCACCAATATTTATGATTTTAGGTTATATAGTAGCAGATCAATTAGGATTTTCAGAGATGCAATCTATATTTGGAAGTTTTTTAGGATTAGGAGTGGGCTTTATTTTCCTTGCTCTGTATGATAGATTTTTTGCAAAGAAAACAATAGATGAAGAAATAAAAGTTGTAGCTGTTGAAAAATATGATCCAAATGCTTGTACTAATTTAGCAGAAAGTTGTGAAGATTTTTAA
- a CDS encoding YfbM family protein produces the protein MGMYGSYISLEKKELEKLLNGNKDFDDIESVETLDIDKSWQAIQYLLGGDICEIEGPLGYVVPMLVENAIDCDSEFGVFYITTEQIKEAYDALFPLTKEDLLEKYNFSEMLEDEVYPIVEDDDEKEFFDYIYSYLLEIKEFYKKNIEKELAILFYIS, from the coding sequence ATGGGAATGTATGGAAGTTATATTTCATTGGAAAAAAAGGAACTAGAAAAGCTTTTGAATGGCAATAAAGATTTTGATGATATTGAAAGTGTTGAAACTTTAGATATAGATAAATCTTGGCAAGCAATTCAATACTTACTTGGTGGAGATATATGTGAAATTGAAGGACCACTTGGATATGTTGTTCCGATGTTAGTAGAAAATGCCATAGATTGCGATTCAGAATTTGGAGTTTTTTATATAACTACTGAACAAATAAAAGAAGCTTATGATGCTTTATTCCCTTTAACCAAAGAAGATTTATTAGAAAAATATAATTTTTCTGAAATGTTAGAAGATGAGGTTTACCCAATAGTAGAAGATGATGATGAGAAAGAGTTTTTTGATTATATTTATTCTTATCTACTAGAAATAAAAGAGTTCTATAAAAAAAACATTGAAAAAGAATTAGCAATTCTTTTCTATATTTCATAA
- a CDS encoding YjiH family protein: protein MENKKYPTSVIIKFLACSLIGIFLFFVPITLNGKSTIPLDHIVNFVLKIPYFKEVYGTLVIIIGVFLPFYKKTWNKNTTSIVFSLLKILALPFLFMILFNNGPEFLMNKDVIPFIWNKIVIPVTTIVPVGSIFLSLIISYGLMEFVGVFMRPIMKPIWKTPGRSAIDAVASFVGSYSLALLITNRVYKEGKYTNKEAVIIATGFSTVSATFMVIVAKTLDLMDNWNLYFWLTVIVTFLVTAITARIYPIRNKSDAYFENQKGDVEKDIPKEKFKVAFNEGMEVCTNSGSILENVIINLKDGIMLAFNIGPSLLAIGTLGIVLANHTPIFDWIGYLVYPFTLISGFEEPLLTAKALALGITEMFLPAVLVTKLSFEVKMLVAITCVSEVLFFSASIPCMMATDIPISFKDYLIIWFERVVLSILVSIPLIYLVKVLM from the coding sequence ATGGAAAATAAGAAATATCCAACATCTGTTATAATAAAATTTTTAGCATGTAGTCTTATAGGAATATTTTTATTCTTTGTTCCTATAACTTTAAATGGTAAATCAACAATACCCTTAGATCATATAGTAAATTTTGTTTTAAAAATTCCTTACTTTAAAGAAGTGTATGGAACATTAGTTATTATAATTGGAGTATTTTTACCCTTCTATAAAAAAACTTGGAATAAAAACACAACTTCAATAGTATTTTCTTTATTAAAAATATTGGCACTTCCATTTTTATTTATGATTTTATTTAACAATGGACCTGAATTTTTAATGAATAAAGATGTTATTCCATTTATATGGAATAAAATTGTTATCCCTGTAACAACAATAGTTCCTGTTGGTTCTATATTTTTAAGTCTTATAATCAGTTATGGACTTATGGAATTTGTTGGGGTATTTATGAGACCAATTATGAAACCTATATGGAAAACACCAGGAAGATCTGCAATAGATGCAGTTGCTTCATTTGTTGGAAGTTATTCATTAGCACTTCTTATAACAAACAGAGTTTACAAGGAAGGAAAATATACAAATAAAGAAGCTGTAATTATTGCAACAGGTTTCTCAACAGTATCAGCTACATTTATGGTAATTGTCGCTAAAACATTGGATTTAATGGATAATTGGAATTTATACTTCTGGCTTACTGTAATAGTAACATTTTTAGTTACTGCAATAACTGCAAGAATTTATCCAATTAGAAATAAATCTGATGCTTATTTTGAAAATCAAAAAGGAGATGTTGAAAAAGATATTCCAAAAGAAAAATTTAAAGTTGCTTTCAATGAAGGAATGGAAGTTTGTACAAATAGTGGTTCTATCCTAGAAAATGTTATTATTAATTTAAAAGATGGAATAATGTTAGCTTTTAATATAGGACCATCTCTTTTGGCAATAGGAACATTGGGAATAGTTTTAGCCAATCATACTCCTATATTTGACTGGATAGGTTATCTGGTATATCCATTCACTTTAATATCTGGATTTGAAGAACCTCTTTTAACTGCAAAGGCATTAGCATTAGGAATTACTGAAATGTTTTTACCTGCTGTTTTGGTTACAAAATTAAGTTTTGAAGTAAAAATGTTAGTTGCAATAACTTGTGTATCAGAAGTTTTATTCTTCTCTGCTTCTATACCTTGTATGATGGCAACAGATATTCCAATAAGTTTTAAAGACTATTTAATAATTTGGTTTGAAAGAGTCGTGCTTTCTATTTTGGTTTCTATTCCATTAATTTATTTAGTAAAAGTTTTGATGTAA
- a CDS encoding Na+/H+ antiporter family protein, translating to MILLNPVVISVIVMTVLCLLKLNVLLALFISALVAGVTAGMPINDIMVGLITGMGGNGETALSYILLGTLAVAINSTGVTSIVSKKIASVVNGKKKVLLLVIAFFACFSQNLIPVHIAFIPILIPPLLKLMNDLKLDRRAMACSLTFGLKAPYITLPVGFGAIFHSIIAGEMTNNGMTVAQGDVWKSTWILGLFMIIGLLLAIFVSYNKDREYKDLPLIGIEEVQADKMEAKHWLALLAASAAFIIQALAATEVIKIDKGSLPLGAVVALLVMLIFGVIKWKNLDEFINGGVGLMGLIAFIMLVAAGYGNIIRQTGAINELVDSIHGLIGGSKAIGVSVMLLIGLLITMGIGTSFGTIPVVAAIYIPLCIKLGVSVSGSIVVLAAAAALGDAGSPASDSTLGPTSGLNADGQHDHIMDTCVPTFTHYNILLLIGGFIGGMFL from the coding sequence ATGATTTTATTAAATCCGGTTGTTATTTCAGTTATTGTTATGACTGTTCTATGTTTATTAAAACTTAATGTGTTGTTAGCCCTTTTTATTTCTGCATTAGTCGCAGGTGTTACTGCTGGAATGCCAATTAACGATATAATGGTTGGTTTAATTACTGGTATGGGCGGAAACGGAGAAACAGCACTTAGCTATATTTTATTGGGAACTCTTGCAGTTGCTATTAATAGTACAGGTGTTACAAGTATAGTTTCAAAGAAGATAGCTTCTGTGGTTAATGGGAAAAAGAAAGTATTATTACTAGTGATTGCATTTTTTGCTTGTTTTTCACAAAACTTAATACCAGTTCATATAGCTTTTATTCCTATATTAATTCCACCTTTATTAAAATTAATGAATGATTTGAAATTGGATAGAAGAGCTATGGCTTGTTCTTTAACATTTGGTTTAAAAGCACCTTATATTACTTTACCAGTTGGATTTGGAGCAATTTTCCATAGTATCATTGCTGGAGAAATGACTAATAATGGAATGACAGTTGCACAAGGAGATGTATGGAAATCTACTTGGATTTTAGGATTATTTATGATAATAGGTTTATTATTAGCTATTTTTGTAAGTTATAATAAAGACAGAGAATATAAAGATTTACCTTTAATAGGAATAGAAGAAGTTCAAGCTGATAAAATGGAAGCTAAACATTGGTTAGCTTTACTTGCAGCATCTGCTGCTTTTATAATACAAGCTTTAGCAGCAACTGAAGTAATAAAAATAGATAAAGGTTCTTTACCATTAGGAGCTGTTGTTGCGCTATTAGTAATGTTAATATTCGGTGTTATTAAATGGAAAAATTTAGATGAATTTATTAATGGTGGAGTTGGACTTATGGGGCTTATTGCTTTCATAATGCTAGTTGCTGCTGGTTATGGAAACATTATAAGACAAACTGGTGCTATTAATGAATTAGTTGATAGTATTCATGGATTAATAGGTGGAAGTAAAGCTATAGGAGTTTCTGTTATGTTGTTAATAGGACTTCTAATAACTATGGGAATTGGAACTTCATTTGGAACTATTCCAGTTGTTGCTGCTATTTATATACCTTTATGTATTAAATTGGGAGTATCAGTTTCAGGTTCTATTGTAGTTCTTGCTGCTGCTGCTGCATTAGGAGATGCTGGTTCACCTGCATCAGACTCGACATTAGGACCAACATCTGGACTTAATGCTGACGGTCAACATGATCATATAATGGATACTTGTGTTCCAACATTTACACACTACAATATTTTATTACTAATAGGTGGTTTTATTGGAGGAATGTTCTTATAA
- a CDS encoding peptidylprolyl isomerase — MSLQAIIKTNKGEINLNLFSDVAPVTVLNFITLAKTGYYNGLKFHRVIEDFMVQGGDPTGTGAGGPGYQFGDEFKEGVVFNKKGLLAMANAGPNTNGSQFFITHVPTEWLNYKHTIFGEVVSQKDQDVVDSIKQGDTMNEVTIIGDTDRLIEDNKEFYTQLKNFLKI, encoded by the coding sequence ATGAGTTTACAAGCTATTATCAAAACAAATAAGGGGGAGATAAACCTAAATTTATTTTCAGATGTGGCTCCTGTAACTGTACTTAATTTTATAACTCTTGCTAAAACTGGTTATTATAATGGTTTAAAATTTCATAGAGTTATAGAAGATTTTATGGTACAGGGAGGAGACCCAACAGGGACTGGTGCAGGTGGTCCAGGTTACCAATTTGGAGATGAATTTAAAGAAGGAGTAGTATTTAATAAAAAAGGATTGCTTGCTATGGCAAATGCAGGCCCTAACACAAATGGTTCACAATTTTTTATCACTCATGTACCAACAGAGTGGTTGAACTACAAACATACTATCTTTGGAGAAGTAGTATCTCAAAAAGACCAAGATGTTGTAGATAGCATTAAACAAGGTGATACAATGAATGAAGTTACTATAATAGGAGATACAGATAGATTGATAGAAGATAATAAAGAATTCTATACTCAATTAAAAAATTTTCTAAAAATCTAA